In one Sandaracinaceae bacterium genomic region, the following are encoded:
- a CDS encoding MYXO-CTERM sorting domain-containing protein encodes MRTASFASLLTVLSLFAVPALAQEDDVASRVDAICCGGNCCLIGSDCFSNGDTNPDNACQTCDVSATQTAWTDVSGCAPEDSGVTPAADSGTTPPAEGGGCSASGATSGAGPLALLGMLGALLVWRRRA; translated from the coding sequence ATGCGCACCGCTTCGTTCGCTTCTCTGCTCACCGTGCTCAGCCTCTTCGCCGTCCCCGCCCTCGCGCAGGAGGACGACGTCGCCTCTCGCGTCGACGCGATCTGCTGTGGCGGCAACTGCTGCCTCATCGGGAGCGACTGCTTCAGCAACGGCGACACGAACCCCGACAACGCCTGCCAGACCTGCGACGTCAGCGCGACGCAGACGGCGTGGACCGACGTCTCCGGCTGCGCGCCCGAGGACTCCGGCGTGACCCCGGCGGCCGACTCGGGCACCACCCCTCCGGCCGAAGGCGGCGGCTGCAGCGCCTCGGGCGCCACCTCTGGCGCGGGCCCGCTCGCGCTCCTCGGCATGCTGGGCGCCCTACTCGTCTGGCGTCGCCGAGCCTGA
- a CDS encoding chaperone modulator CbpM — MRIDRVRIAELFDVDEGWVLELEEHQIIVPDETGGYDARALERLRVCCGLSTLGVNLAGLEVALDLLERWQGERRRVQRLLDRLERELERDLDLERSGSATPDE, encoded by the coding sequence GTGAGGATCGACCGCGTCCGGATCGCAGAGCTCTTCGACGTCGACGAGGGCTGGGTGCTGGAGCTCGAGGAGCACCAGATCATCGTGCCCGACGAGACCGGCGGCTACGACGCCCGCGCGCTCGAGCGCCTGCGGGTCTGCTGCGGGCTCTCCACCCTCGGGGTCAACCTGGCCGGGCTCGAGGTCGCGCTCGATCTGCTCGAGCGCTGGCAGGGCGAGCGGCGCCGCGTGCAGCGCCTGCTCGACCGCCTGGAGCGCGAGCTCGAGCGGGACCTCGACCTGGAGCGCTCAGGCTCGGCGACGCCAGACGAGTAG
- a CDS encoding DnaJ C-terminal domain-containing protein: MTDDLYELLGVSRDASRDEIRKAYRKLARKHHPDLNPNDASAEERFKKVSGAYEVLSDEAKRKLYDELGPDAAKIGYDPEKAEEYRQWKRRMDASQQAGFGGFGGPFGGAGYGGAGYGDVDLEDLIGDLFRRQRGGQRRGSDVEANLRVAFLDAARGTTAHVELARPSGEVSRLAVTIPPGVESGQRLRLSGQGNPGGQGGQAGDLFVRVEVEPHPVFERDGRDLTLRLPVTLPEALRGAKVEVPTLDGTVKLQIPSGAQNGQRMRLRGKGIAPRSGPAGDLYVVLELVAPRGGDEATRARIAAELEALYDADPREELLRRAS, translated from the coding sequence ATGACCGACGACCTCTACGAGCTGCTCGGGGTGTCCCGCGACGCCAGCCGCGACGAGATTCGCAAGGCGTACCGCAAGCTCGCCCGCAAGCACCACCCGGACCTCAACCCGAACGACGCGAGCGCCGAGGAGCGCTTCAAGAAGGTGAGCGGCGCCTACGAGGTGCTGAGCGACGAGGCCAAGCGCAAGCTCTACGACGAGCTGGGCCCGGACGCGGCGAAGATCGGCTACGACCCCGAGAAGGCCGAGGAGTATCGCCAGTGGAAGCGCCGCATGGACGCCTCGCAGCAGGCCGGCTTCGGCGGCTTCGGCGGGCCCTTCGGCGGCGCCGGCTACGGAGGCGCTGGATACGGAGACGTCGATCTCGAAGACCTCATCGGCGACCTGTTCCGTCGGCAGCGCGGCGGCCAGAGGCGCGGCTCGGACGTCGAGGCCAACCTCAGGGTCGCCTTCCTCGACGCGGCGCGTGGCACCACCGCCCACGTCGAGCTCGCCCGACCGAGCGGCGAGGTGAGCCGGCTCGCCGTCACCATCCCGCCCGGCGTCGAGAGCGGCCAGCGCCTGCGGCTGAGTGGGCAGGGCAACCCGGGCGGGCAGGGTGGTCAGGCCGGCGATCTCTTCGTCCGGGTCGAGGTGGAGCCGCACCCCGTCTTCGAGCGCGACGGCCGTGACCTCACGCTCCGCTTGCCCGTGACGCTGCCGGAGGCGCTGCGCGGCGCGAAGGTGGAGGTGCCGACGCTGGACGGCACGGTGAAGCTGCAGATCCCGAGCGGCGCGCAGAACGGTCAGCGCATGCGGCTGCGGGGCAAGGGCATCGCGCCGCGGAGCGGGCCGGCCGGGGACCTCTATGTCGTGCTCGAGCTCGTCGCGCCGCGCGGCGGCGACGAGGCGACGCGGGCCCGGATCGCGGCGGAGCTGGAGGCGTTGTACGACGCCGACCCGCGGGAAGAGCTGCTGCGGAGGGCGTCGTGA
- a CDS encoding deoxyribodipyrimidine photolyase, with product MPVPAIRIRALDQAPVNAEGELVLYWMVAARRTHHSYALDRALEWARELGLPLVVFEPLRVGYPHASDRFHQFVIDGMGDQAARCEAAGVTYLPYLEPTPGAGRGLLEALAERAAVVVTDDYPSFFLPRMLEAASGRVGVRMEAVDGNGLIPLRLPDKEHVTARGFRRWSQGVLPTELARPPRPDPFEERLDAAWTPPASIRERWAFGRDADLASLPVDHGVAATERGGAEAGRARWRRFVDEGLARYAKDGNHPDEDAVSGISPWLHWGQLGAHELFDDVAAHAGWSLGDQAEKPNGKREGWWRMSDSAESFLEQLACWRELSYATAAWRPDHGSYAVLPAWAQKTLAEHADDPRPHLYSLAELEAAETHDRVWNAAQRQLVEEGRIHNYLRMLWGKKILEWSPSPREALARMIHLNDRWALDGRDPNSYSGITWVLGHFDRAWGPERPIYGKIRYMSSDNTVRKLRIRRYLARWVGEIPTS from the coding sequence GTGCCCGTACCCGCCATCCGCATCCGCGCCCTCGACCAAGCGCCCGTGAACGCCGAGGGCGAGCTGGTGCTCTACTGGATGGTCGCCGCGCGCCGGACCCATCACAGCTACGCCCTCGATCGCGCGCTGGAGTGGGCGCGCGAGCTGGGTCTCCCCCTCGTCGTCTTCGAGCCGCTGCGCGTCGGCTACCCGCACGCGTCCGACCGCTTCCACCAGTTCGTGATCGACGGGATGGGCGATCAGGCGGCGCGCTGCGAGGCCGCCGGCGTGACCTACCTCCCCTACCTCGAGCCGACCCCGGGGGCGGGGCGCGGGCTGCTCGAGGCGCTCGCCGAGCGCGCGGCCGTCGTGGTCACCGACGACTACCCCAGCTTCTTCCTCCCCCGCATGCTCGAGGCGGCGAGCGGCCGGGTCGGCGTGCGCATGGAGGCGGTCGATGGGAACGGGCTGATCCCGCTCCGCCTGCCCGACAAGGAGCACGTGACGGCGCGCGGGTTTCGACGTTGGTCGCAAGGCGTATTGCCCACCGAGCTCGCCCGACCGCCGCGCCCCGATCCGTTCGAGGAGCGCCTCGACGCCGCGTGGACGCCGCCCGCGTCCATCCGAGAGCGCTGGGCCTTCGGGCGGGACGCCGACCTCGCGAGCCTCCCGGTCGATCACGGGGTCGCGGCGACGGAGCGAGGCGGCGCCGAGGCGGGTCGCGCCCGGTGGCGTCGCTTCGTCGACGAGGGGCTCGCGCGCTACGCCAAGGACGGCAACCACCCCGACGAGGACGCGGTCAGCGGGATCTCGCCGTGGCTGCACTGGGGGCAGCTCGGCGCGCACGAGCTGTTCGACGACGTCGCGGCCCACGCGGGCTGGAGCCTGGGAGACCAGGCGGAGAAGCCGAACGGCAAGCGGGAGGGCTGGTGGCGGATGAGCGACTCGGCCGAGTCGTTCCTGGAGCAGCTCGCGTGCTGGCGCGAGCTCTCCTACGCGACGGCGGCGTGGCGCCCGGATCACGGGAGCTACGCGGTGCTCCCCGCGTGGGCGCAGAAGACGCTGGCCGAGCACGCCGACGACCCGCGCCCCCACCTCTACTCGTTGGCGGAGCTCGAGGCGGCCGAGACGCACGACCGGGTCTGGAACGCCGCGCAGCGGCAGCTCGTCGAGGAGGGCCGCATCCACAACTACCTGCGCATGCTCTGGGGCAAGAAGATCCTGGAGTGGAGCCCGAGCCCGCGCGAGGCGCTCGCGCGCATGATCCACCTCAACGATCGGTGGGCCCTCGACGGACGCGATCCCAACTCGTACTCGGGCATCACGTGGGTGCTGGGCCACTTCGACCGCGCCTGGGGCCCCGAGCGGCCCATCTACGGCAAGATCCGGTACATGAGCAGCGACAATACCGTTCGCAAGCTCCGGATCCGGCGCTACCTCGCGCGCTGGGTGGGCGAAATCCCGACGTCGTGA